A genomic stretch from Gemmatimonadaceae bacterium includes:
- a CDS encoding helix-turn-helix transcriptional regulator: protein MSPARFRLQEVIDAKGTSQSELSRVSGVSFATISRMCRNVTAQVSLATLDRLATALNVEVGDLIQREPKGRRK, encoded by the coding sequence ATGAGCCCCGCGAGGTTTCGGCTGCAGGAGGTTATCGACGCCAAGGGTACAAGCCAGAGCGAGCTTTCCCGCGTGTCTGGCGTGAGCTTCGCCACGATCAGCCGCATGTGCCGGAACGTCACAGCCCAGGTATCGCTCGCAACCCTCGATAGGCTTGCGACCGCGCTCAACGTCGAGGTTGGGGATCTGATTCAGCGTGAGCCGAAGGGACGGAGGAAGTGA
- a CDS encoding helix-turn-helix transcriptional regulator — protein MRLRLPEMLKEAGLSPYALSKRSSGRISMSAAYRLVKLNGRVQNFDAGMLEALCDVLSVEPGELLERDSAKRRRK, from the coding sequence TTGAGGCTCCGGTTGCCCGAGATGTTGAAGGAGGCGGGACTTTCGCCCTATGCGCTCTCGAAGCGATCGAGCGGGCGAATCTCCATGTCAGCGGCCTATCGGCTTGTGAAGCTCAATGGTCGTGTCCAGAACTTCGACGCCGGTATGCTCGAAGCACTCTGCGACGTGCTGTCTGTTGAGCCGGGAGAACTACTAGAGCGGGATTCCGCGAAGCGTCGGCGCAAATGA